Proteins encoded in a region of the Populus alba chromosome 13, ASM523922v2, whole genome shotgun sequence genome:
- the LOC118053549 gene encoding protein RGF1 INDUCIBLE TRANSCRIPTION FACTOR 1, with translation MIIDDQESTTVREIKPSIRRIMGAGGSPDYVDDHKEDIEWPPWLHTLLQASFFVQCKLHADAHKSECNMYCLDCMNGALCSVCLSHHKDHRAIQIRRSSYHDVIRVSEIQKYLDITEVQTYIINSAKIVFLNERPQPRPGKGVTNTCHVCERSLLDSFSFCSLACKIVGTSKNFRKKNGCKEMDGPDTEKSTSGISNGSARSKAQSFTPSTPPPTAMNYRTAKRRKGVPQRSPMGGFIIEF, from the exons ATGATCATTGATGACCAAGAAAGCACCACTGTGAGAGAAATCAAACCCAGCATCAGAAGAATCATG GGAGCTGGTGGTAGTCCAGATTATGTTGATGATCATAAAGAAGATATCGAGTGGCCGCCATGGCTGCATACACTTCTCCAAGCAAGCTTTTTTGTTCAATGCAAGCTTCATGCTGATGCTCACAAGAGTGAATGCAATATGTATTGCTTGGATTGCATGAACGGTGCCCTTTGTTCTGTTTGTCTCTCACACCACAAAGACCACAGAGCTATCCAG ATAAGGAGGTCATCTTACCATGATGTGATTAGGGTGTCTGAAATTCAGAAATACTTGGACATAACAGAGGTCCAGACCTACATCATCAACAGTGCAAAAATCGTGTTCTTGAATGAGAGGCCTCAGCCTAGGCCTGGTAAAGGTGTTACCAACACTTGCCATGTCTGTGAGCGCAGCCTCCTTGATTCATTCAGCTTCTGCTCTCTTGCTTGCAAG ATTGTTGGGACATCAAAGAATTTCAGGAAGAAGAATGGGTGCAAGGAGATGGACGGTCCAGACACTGAAAAATCAACGAGTGGCATCAGCAACGGAAGTGCTAGAAGCAAAGCACAAAGCTTTACACCCTCAACCCCACCGCCAACTGCGATGAATTATAGGACAGCCAAGAGAAGAAAGGGAGTTCCACAGAGATCTCCAATGGGAGGATTCATCATAGAATTCTAG